The genomic stretch TGAGCTAACAGCCTCCGCTTGCAACTATTGACTCTGAGTAAATCATCTccagatatattttttcttccgataaaagctgatttttttctattattgtCAGGGGTGTTTATTAGAGCAGAAAACTAATGGCGCTGTGCTTGCAGCCTGATTGCCGGGAAGTGTCAGGCGTTGGACGCGCGACCCCGGCAGCAGGATCAAACCTGCTGCTTGCTACCGCAGTCATGGGGgcggagggtgctgggggggcacaaAAATCCCCCTGCCTTGTTGGTTTGGGGGCAGCACCGAGGGgaaatttcttctcagcagcagcagagggaggagatgctcCACACCTCAGAGTTCTTCAGGGAGAAGGAgcagcccccctgcccctcctgccccgtcATCCCCCTCCCTGCGCCCACCAGGGactccccacatccctgcaaCATGGAAAATTAATCCTTCTGCCTCATTAATTACAGCAGCGTGGCAGGAGCCTTGTTCAAGGTCAGCCTCTTGGACCCCTGTAATCAATTCTCTCCAATTTGCAGCAGCCGGGTGGTGGCACACGGTGGGGACGAGCACCGTGGTTGTCCCCAGTGCTTGGGGACCGGGTGACCAGAGCTGGTGCACATGGAGGGTCCTGGCCGGCTCCCCTCCCCAGAGTGGCTCCATGCTGGCAGCCTGggctccccatgtcccctcgtgtcccctgCGTCCTCCTGAGCCGAGggtctcctccccagcagccctggctgtggcTCGGCCGTGAGCCCTTTGCTCCCTCCCCACTGCTGACGGCCAGACAAGGTGATTTGTTTGAATTAATCATGTTGGGCAGCAATTAAACGGCTCTCCTCATCCATTAGAGACTGCAGCAGATTCTGCACTTATAATAGATCTTGCATCTTACATGACtggcaatattttatttttttagggaatgaaaagaagaaagagaaaatctctTTAGGGAGGCTGGTTCCTGCTGGCAGCTGAGCTGATACAACCCGGTAATATGCTTTACTCTGCTTAATAGCAAAGATCCACCCGGCGGGGATGAAATCAGAGGTGCTGATAATGCACCTGAGAAATGGAGCAGCTGGGACCCCCCGGCACTGAACATGGACACCGGTGGGAGTGCAGTGCTCTGGGCATAGGGGGCTCCGTGCTGCTGGGGATCCGGATCTGTCCCTGTCATCTCCAGCACTGCCTGTGCATTGGCACTGGAGCTGCCCgagggctctggctgtgccGGCGAGCTGCTGCCCGCAGCCATCGGTCACTGTCCCACGCACTGCAACCCGCGAAAAGCCCCACGGCCGCTTCCCCTTTCTGCCTTCCCCCTCGGGCAGCCCTTGTGCTCCGGGCTGGGAGCCCACTGCCCTACCTCTCACCTCAAAACCTGCCTGCCTGGGCCACCAGCACCTCCGTCCCTCCAAACTGTGCTCCCCGCTCTGTCCTGcgccgtgtccccatgtcaccccctgcctctgtgctgcccctgccccacgCCGTGGGACCCTCCATCACCCAGCCAGCTCTCGtacaccagcagctcctccccacgtgtcctcctgccccagcccccctgAGACCCTCACCGGGCTGGCAGGGACCCTTGGGCCGCAGGTGCCCTGCAGGGATGTCACCCTGCCTCTTGTCCCCTGTCCATCCCGGGGACGGGATCCACAGGCTTGTGAGAGTGACTCAGAGATGAAGGGGAACTGAGAGCACTGTCATGGGGACACGTCTGCTCCGTCCCTgtctggggaaggggctgctgctccaggtgCAGCACAGAGAGCCATGCCCCAAGAGACTGTCACTCTCGGAGCCCCTCTGGGGACAAAccgtgtccctgcagagcatGGCCGAGGCCAGCCCGGGGGACGCAGGGTGGCCTCCGCACTCTGGGACACGCAGTCCCAGTGCACGTACCCCATGGCGGGGCCCCATCGGTGGGTGCAGGAGGGCAGCGGTGTTTGTGTCCAGGCGGTGTTTGCATTTCCGCCTGCCCGCCGGTTCCCACGGAGATGCCCACGTCGCCATGGCTACCCGCGGGCATCCCTGCTGGTAAACAGCCCGCACGCTGCTCACTTCCATCCCACAACACGGGGGTTGCTACAGCCCCGGGAAATGTCGcaagggcagctgctctgcccaggcCAGCGGCTGTGGGAATTGGCCCCGTGCCCCCCCGGGGAGCTGTGAGCCCCACATCCCCGTGAGCAGCCTGGCCCGCTCTGGGCAGGGAGAACTGGCGGAGAAAACCTTTGCTTGGACTGTTGGGGCTGCATGGCCGTAGCCCCAGGCCAACTCCGGGGGAGGTGACGCTGGAGCGTGTCCCCCCAGGCTGCTCTCCCATGGCCCGGACACCCTTCCTCTGGGGGCCATGGGGCGGGGGCTGCACCAGCCCCGCAGGTGTTTGCAGCATGGGGTTGCGTGAACGCTGAGTAACACGCTGCCGGAGGCAAAACGCGTGCTGGAAGTCTCGTAGTAAACAGCTGTTTGCACAACAGCCGCCATTGCGAAGCTGCGAGTACGTGGGTTGAGCAATCCCCTGTTTACGCCCTTgctcccgtcccgtcccgtgGAACACGAGTTTCCCCGGCTGGGCTGCAGTGCCAGCCTGGCGCGGTGGTTAGAGCTGGAGGGGCTGCTGGAAAAGCCTGGGTTAATGGTCAGCATGGGGAGGTGGCAGTGGGAAGGTCTTGGGTCGCCCTTGGCCCATCTCATGGGTCTTCTTGCTCTGGGACGAGCTGGactgtgtgcacgtggacaagCTGGGGCAAATGGGGCTTtgtggggcagctctggggctgggaTTTAGGACACAGCCCCAGCTTGGTGCAAGGGGCAGCGGTGCTGTCCTcagggatggggtggggagACTGGGGGACACGTCCCAAGAGAGGGGTGGAGCTCGGAGGGACAAGGATGAGCCCAGTGCCCTGCAGTGAAGACACCTGGGCGGGCTGGGGGGTGCGAGCCGCGGTCGGGCGGCACCACAGTGCGCTGGCAGCCACTGGCTTGCCTCCTATCTTGGAGTCCCATGTTCCCCTGTCATGTTGCCCAGCCCACGTCCCCATGCCATGTCCCCCAGCCATGTCCCCCTgctgtgtcccccagccccgtggcccagggcagctgcagcccgTCCCTGGCTGTGCCACGTcccagctgccagagcagggTGGGAGGCCGGGGGCCGTGCGTGCTGCTGGGCTTTCcttcctggggctgcagcctgcagggaagtGTTTTGCAATCACCTTCTTCAGAGAGTCACAGCAATTAACAGCACTGGTTTTGAGGAACTAACGGTGAAAGCAGCATGCTGGCAACCGGGCTGAGCGCGGCGAGCTGCCGACAGCCGAGGGCCGGCGCTCGGGGCGGGCGGTGAGCAGCGGCCGGACACACAGGGCACGGAGGTGaggtggggatggaggggaggTAGGGAGGAGTgaggcagggatggaggagaggTAGGGAGGAGtgaggcagggatggaggggaggTAGGGAGGAGTGAGGCAGGGATGGAGCGAGGTAGGGATGGAGCGCGGTAGGATGGGGCACAGGGCGCTTGGCTCCAGCTGAGCACCCTGCCCGTGCCTGCGcgagctgctctgccctgtccccagcctggaaCAGCCACGTGCGCCAGGTGCTCGGGggtggctgctctgcccagcccctcGTTCATTCATGAGCTCCTTCAGCTTATCAGCTCTGCCGCCCCAAGCCCTCCCCGAAACCGCAAATCTCTgcccagcagaggctgcagataCCTGAGATAAAATCAGCGGGTGCCTGTGGCAGACACggggtgctgagccccaggACCGGGGTGTGTGGGGCCGGGAGCTGGTGGCAGGCTGTGCCGAGGGACCGCACCCGTGTCACCGCTGCGTGTGTCCGCGCTGGCGCCCGCAGCAGCGAGGGCGGCCGAGCCGGGGGCGGAGGTGTCAGCGCTGCAGAAGGGCTGCGGGGAGAGGCTGCCTCTGACGGCAAAAGGACATTTTGCTCCAGGAAACGTCGGTGACGGTGGCAACACGGCTCCTCCAGCCCGCCTcatccccagccccttcccGACGCCGCTCTCTCCGTTCCAGGTGATGCCCAAGCCACGGCGGAGGCCATGGCCAGGCACGGTGCCAGGACacccctcctgctgcagctctccctgctcctgctcctgctcccggGCGGTGAGTGGGGTCTGTCCTGTCCCACAGCCGCACACTCGGTGCCGTCCCCGCGCACCCCCGCCCATCCCCGGCGCTGCGGCACACCAGGGCCCTGCGGGCAGCACGGGGCTGGCAGGATGGGGCCCGGTGCGAGCCAGCAGCCTTGCCCAACGCCTGGCTCTTCCTCTCGGGTGGCTGGGGGCCCATCTAAGGGAAGAGGCACTCGTCCCTCTGTCCTGGCTTTGTCACAGCCATGCTGTGGATGTGACACATCTTTCCTGCCTGCAGGGACCCTGGGCTGTGCCTCAGTGGCCGTGGGCTCACCCATTGTGCCCCTGGGCTCGGCTGTCACGGCATCCTGCACCGTCCGGAGCGAGATGTGCCGCGGCTTGGAGCAGGGGAAGGTCCGGATCACCTGGATGCTGGACAACGAGCCCATGGCCGGGAGCCAGCGCCGGGACGTGGAGGGCTCGGAGGTGTCCAACCTCACCCTGCCTCAGTTCAACCGCACGCAGGCCAGGCTGTGGTGCTGGGTGGAGTGGAACGGGACCAAGCAGCGCGTTGGCATGGCCGAGATCAGGGCGGGCTGTAAGTCTGCCGCTGCCATGGGTCACCATTGTGTGCACAAGTGCACGTGACAGCGGCGCAACCTGGCACTGGGGTCCCTGTGTGTCTTCCTTGAGATGCATGTCTGCCCCGGGCAAAGCCACAGCGTGGCTGATGGCCGATGGCTGGTGGAGGCTGTTTCGGCGCTGTGCCCAGCCGTGTCCCGGTGCACCAGTGCCCAGCTGCGGGGCAGGGCAGGTTTGGGGAGGGTGGCGTGGCAGCGGGGCGCAGAGGGGGCTGTGGCTCCTCCACAGCCAGGACAGACACTTCGCTCACGTTCTTCCCGGCTGCTCTCTCCCAGACCCTCCTGCGAAGCCCTTCAACCTCAGCTGCGTCCTGAACCTCAGCGACTACGGGCTGACGTGCCAGTGGGAGCCAGGAGCCGACAGCCACCTCCCCACCAGTGTCGCGCTGAAGTTTGCCAGGTAAAGCCTCAGGGGCTGACACGGGCCCCAGTGTCTGGCCCCCTCCACCTCTCCTGGCCCTTGCCCTCTGCCAACCCGTCTGGCAAGCCTGGAGGGTCTCCGAGCCACCCCTGTCGCTGCCGCAGGAGCAGAGCCCCGGCGGGGACGGGCTGCACCCCACAAGGTGGGAACAACCGCTGTAGGGTGCCGCGCCGACTGCTCCAGCTCTACCGGCAAATGGAGCTCTGGGTGTCGGCCACCAACGCGCTGGGCACGGCCGAGTCTGAGCACCTCTGCATCGACCCCATGGACGTGGGTGAGTGATGGCCGGAGCCACCGGCCTCGTGCGGGGGTCAGGGGCACGGGAAGCTCCTCGGCGGCGAGCAAGGGTATTGGTGTGCCGTTAAAGTGCCTCAGGCTTGCAGGTGATATTTTACGGGGAGGTTCCTGTGATGAATGGCTTGCCGGGATGAATAGGTGCCAAAGCCGCATTACAGACTGAGCAGCATGTGCCAGCGGGTTATGAGCCGCCAGTTGACCTGCTGCACTCTCCAGCAATTGATTACCCATTTATTCAGGAGGTCTATTAATAATATATCCAGCTCTTATAAACTATGTATGAAAAGAACCTTCCCAGACGGTGCAACTCATCCTCCCTGCTCTGCGCCCAGGAACCAGCTGAGCCCTCCCAGGGCCGTGCTGGGCTCTCAACCCTGGCAGACCCAAATGCGCGGCTGTCCTGGCCGTGTACCAGACCTGGGTCCTGCAGGATCTGTTTTTCCTGCTCCTGCCAAGagcccaggctgcagagcagccggTGCTGTGCTCCTGAGCGTTGTCCTGTGTCCCCGGCAGCAGCACAAACCAGCTCCCATCCCCTTCCATGAGCCATTCTAAAGATTTTGAAGTGGTTtctccccatcctcacctcGGGGTTTGAGCAGGCTGGTGCCACGGCTTGTGGCATTACCAACAGCCCCGTGCATGGCTGTGGCCCCTGCACCCTGGCACctctccagctctcctctggatCTTCCTCCAGCCGAGCTGGACCCCCCGGCCCTGCAGAGCATCCAGTCCGTCCCCTTCCAGAGCGACTGCGTCACCGTGGCCTGGGAGGTGGCCCACAGCCACATGcacatggagctgctgtgcGAGCTGCGCTACCGGGCGCCCGAGGACGCTGCCTGGGCTCTGGTGAGTGACACCGGGCAGCGGGACCTGGGAGGGCAAGTGGGAGCCGGGACCCTCCACCTTGAGCCCTGCCAGGTTTCCCGCCCACCTTCCGCACCCTGGAACAGTTCCAGGTGTGGGTTGGAGCCTCCAGTCCCCTCTCTCCTGCCAGGTCACCGGCATCCCCGGCCAGGCCCGCACCGCGCAGCACTGTGGCTTCCTCTTCGGCACACCGTACCGCTTCCAGATGCGCTGCCGGCGGAGCTCAGCACGGGGCTACTGGAGCGACTGGAGCCCGAGCAGAAACTACACCACCCACGAGAAAGGTGTGTGCAGGGGCACCGCGGGGTCCCCTTTGCCCAGCCAGGCGGCAGAGCCACAGTGGCACAGCCACACTGGCCCTGCTCAGCTCCCTGTCCTTTTGCAGCCCCCGCAGGGACACTGGACGCGTGGTGGAGCGCTCGGCCGGCTGGGGCGGGAGGGTGGCTGGAGGTGCAGCTGCGCTGGAAGGTGAGTGCAGGtaggggggacacgggggcagcCAGGCATCACCCTGGGGACTGAGTGTCCCTGTGGGGACCGAGCACTCCTGCACACCCTGTCTGCGCACAGGCCCCAGGGTGGCGGGAGGCGAACGGGCGAGTGCTGGGGTACCGTGTCACCCTGAGCCccaggaggaggggcagggacccccccaccaTCTGCAACACCACCCGCACCCAGTGCAACTTCTCGGCGCCAGTGGGGACCGCGAGGGTCTATCTCTCAGCCTACAACGCTGCCGGTGAGTCGGCAGCCACCGAGGTCGTGCTCCTGGAGAGGAAAGGTGAGTGCAGCACAAACCTTCGCGTCCGAACCCTCCATGTTGTCCCCTGGCCTCTGCGCCCACCCCCAGCTCCACGAGCTCTCAGGCTGGGTGCTGCTCCCTCAGCCCTCCCTGCGTGTGTGACCGAGGGGTCGCAGTTGCTTGTCCCCATGCAGGTCAACCCCTGGCTGGGCTCCGTGCTGTGCCAGGGGGTGAGCGCAGCCTCTGGGTGCGCTGGgagccccccccggccccaccagCCGCCTACGTCCTGGAGTGGCAGCGGGTGCCCGTGGAGCCCGGCGGCTGCAGCGCCTGCTGGCAGATGGAGCGTGATGGGGCCACCACTGCAGCCCTCATCCGAGGTAAAGGGGGCTGCCGGGGGTGCCTGCATGGCCTGGGGCAGGCGGGTGCCACCGTGGGGCAACCAGGGGCTGGCCCCAACCTCCCCTCTGCTCTCCGTTGCAGATGGCATTGAGCCTTTCCAGCGGTACAACATCTCGGTGTACCCCCTCTACCCAGATGCCGTCGGGATGCCCGTCCACACCGCAGCCTACTCCAAGCAGAAGGGTACGTGTGCACCCAGCAGCGCCCGCGGGGCCCCCAGGCCTCCCCCCGCACCAGCGAGCCTTTGGCTTTCCAAAAGGAGAGCCGGCCAGTtcaggggctgtgcaggggagCTCAGCCCGCTGGGCTGGATCTTGGCTCCTCTCTGAAGGTCTCTCCCACCTTGGGAATGGGACTCACCATGCTGTGCATCCCCCCATCCATCCCCCACCCCGAGAGAGCAGTTCTGCACAGCACCTGGTCACTTCTCCTGCTCCGTTCCAGCCCCGTCCTTCGCCCCAAAGCTCCACCTGAAGAGCATCAGCAAGTCTGACGccgagctgtgctgggagccgGTGCCGGTGGAGATGCAGAACGGCTTTATCACCAGCTACACCATCTTCTGGGCCAACAGCACCGCAGAGGTGTCCAGTGAGTCCTGCCTGTTGGGTGGGGACATCAGCAGAGTCCATGTCCTCGTCAGATAGGGTCGGGAGTGTGTGTGGGTCCCATATGGGACCCTGAGCCAGCAGAGACCCAAAGGGCCATGCAGGTGAGGGGCACCCACCGAGCAGCCTCCGCCGCGCCAACCACCCCCGCGTTTCCCAGGTGCCGCCGTGGGTCCCTCTCTCAGCTCCTTTGTCATCCAGGAGCTGAAGCCCTCGACCCTGTACAAAGTGCTCATCATGGCATCCAcggctgctggcagcaccaaCGGCACCAGCCTGACCCTGGTGACCATGGCACTAGGTGAgggggtgcagggacaggagggtcCTGCCTCAGCCTCGCAGCACACACGGCCAGAGGTGCCCCATCGTGGTCCCCCCGTGACACTGTCCCCTGCCTGCTTTCCAGACGACATTGAAATCCAGTTCCTCTTCCTGACCCTGGGGCTGGTCTTTGTCCTGCTCATACTTTTGCTCATCTGCTTCCAGAAGAATGGGCGGTGAGTGCCGAGAACCACTGCGGGCTGGACTGGCCCCGCACcgggctgggctgccctgggagtccctgtccccagtggcCATGGTGGCCTTGGCGAGAGGTGATGTCCCACTGTGAGCTTGGCAGGAGCGACGCCAGCCCCAAAGCTGCCAGTTTCAGGTCCCCTTGTCCTGTGGTCCCCAGGGTGAAGCAGCAGTTCTGGCCCAGCGTCCCCGATCCGGCCCACAGCAGCCTGGGCAAGTGGGTGCCGGCAGAGCTCCCGCAGGTGAGACCTGGGCGGCTGCTCCCCCCGACCCTGGGGGCGCGAGTCcgcactgggatggggaacggggggcactgggagcaccgGTGCGCCgctgggcagggtgggcagcaggggctgcaccGCACAGGCTGTGACCACACACTGTTCCTCCAGGAGCCTCTGCAGGTCCCCAGCATGAGGGAGCCCAGCCTGGCCACCATTTCTACCGTCACCGTGCTCGAAAGGGCAGCGGGCAAGCAGCGACCCAGCCGGGGCAAGGAGCCCACCGGCGAGCCCACCGGTGCCTTCCCCGTGCCGCCGCAGCCCTACGTGCGGCAGGAGCGTCCTGGCACGGCCTGGGCCGCGGTGGAGCCgcagcggggccgcggcgggagcggggagcCCGTGCAGTACGCGCGGGTGGTGGGCGCGGGGTACAAGGGGCAGCAGCACGTCCCCCCGCGCCTCTACCTGCGCTgcggctccagctccagccagcCCCTGCTCGGCgaccccagccccagcccccagccctaTGAGAACCTCTGGTTCCAcggggctgctccccagggctgcccgggGGACGGCGGGTGCCCCGAGGAGCTCCCCGCCACCTTCCCGCTGCTGCAGGGGCTCCGTATCGGCGGGGCCGAGGAGCTCCACGACTGCCGGGTGTTTTAGTGCCGCGGGGTCCGGGCAGCGCTAACAGACCCAGCCCTGGGCCTCCCCACCCGgggcagcccagctccctccgcCGGTGCTGTGTGCTCCTTTCCCCCTTGCAATAAACAGGGACGCGCTGAGAGCACTGTGGACACTGCTCAGGGTGGCGGCGGGACGCGAACCCGCGGCCAGCGCACGGGCTGGCGGCGGAGGGCGTCAGACAGGTGGCCCGCCCATCGACGCGCTCGGCACTCGGCTCCTTCGCCCTCTCGCTCGGCGCTCGGCCGCCGCGCCTGGTGAAGAtggcggcgggcgcggcggggcggtgAGCGGCGGTGCTGGCGATGCTGGCGCTGCGgacggcgctgggccgctgcCTGGCGGGGCCGGCCCGCCCCGGGGCCGGTGAGCGGCGCGGGCAGCTCGGGCCGCGCTGGAGAACTCGCTGGGAGGGCGGGTGGAGAGAGAAGCGGGGCCcggggaagggagaagaggccgggccggggcctGGGGGCAGGGACCGGGGAGAAggggcggcccggggcgggAGAAGGAGCCCGCACACGGCTCCGGGGCCGCGCAGATCGGAGCTGAGCGCGCCTGCTCCTCAGCCAGCTCCGTTTGCAGGCCGGTACTGGCCTGGCATGGCATGGTATGGGTTTAGgccgagagaggttctcctgcccctctgctctgccctggtgagaccacatctgcaatactgtgtccagttctgggcccctcagttcaaggacagggaactgctggagagagtccagcgcagccacgaagatgctgcagggagtggagcatctcccgtgtgaggaaaggctgaggagctggggctctgagctggagaagaggagactgaggggtgacctcattcatggttataaataatataaaggGGGAGtgccaggaggatggagccaggctcttctcagtgacagccaatgacaggacaaggggcaatgggtgcaaactggaacacaggaggctccacttaaatatgagaagaaacttcttcatggtgagggtgccagagcctggcccaggctgcccagggaggttgtggagtctccttctctgcagacattccaacccgcctggacaccttcctgtgtaacctcatctgggtgttcctgctccagtggggggatCGGGCTGGGTGAGCTTTTgacgtcccttccaatccctaacattctatgattctatggtatAAAACCATGTCTGAGGCGCGGGTGAATAATG from Caloenas nicobarica isolate bCalNic1 chromosome 23, bCalNic1.hap1, whole genome shotgun sequence encodes the following:
- the CSF3R gene encoding granulocyte colony-stimulating factor receptor isoform X1; amino-acid sequence: MARHGARTPLLLQLSLLLLLLPGGTLGCASVAVGSPIVPLGSAVTASCTVRSEMCRGLEQGKVRITWMLDNEPMAGSQRRDVEGSEVSNLTLPQFNRTQARLWCWVEWNGTKQRVGMAEIRAGYPPAKPFNLSCVLNLSDYGLTCQWEPGADSHLPTSVALKFARSRAPAGTGCTPQGGNNRCRVPRRLLQLYRQMELWVSATNALGTAESEHLCIDPMDVAELDPPALQSIQSVPFQSDCVTVAWEVAHSHMHMELLCELRYRAPEDAAWALVTGIPGQARTAQHCGFLFGTPYRFQMRCRRSSARGYWSDWSPSRNYTTHEKAPAGTLDAWWSARPAGAGGWLEVQLRWKAPGWREANGRVLGYRVTLSPRRRGRDPPTICNTTRTQCNFSAPVGTARVYLSAYNAAGESAATEVVLLERKVACPHAGQPLAGLRAVPGGERSLWVRWEPPPAPPAAYVLEWQRVPVEPGGCSACWQMERDGATTAALIRDGIEPFQRYNISVYPLYPDAVGMPVHTAAYSKQKAPSFAPKLHLKSISKSDAELCWEPVPVEMQNGFITSYTIFWANSTAEVSSAAVGPSLSSFVIQELKPSTLYKVLIMASTAAGSTNGTSLTLVTMALDDIEIQFLFLTLGLVFVLLILLLICFQKNGRVKQQFWPSVPDPAHSSLGKWVPAELPQEPLQVPSMREPSLATISTVTVLERAAGKQRPSRGKEPTGEPTGAFPVPPQPYVRQERPGTAWAAVEPQRGRGGSGEPVQYARVVGAGYKGQQHVPPRLYLRCGSSSSQPLLGDPSPSPQPYENLWFHGAAPQGCPGDGGCPEELPATFPLLQGLRIGGAEELHDCRVF
- the CSF3R gene encoding granulocyte colony-stimulating factor receptor isoform X2 codes for the protein MARHGARTPLLLQLSLLLLLLPGGTLGCASVAVGSPIVPLGSAVTASCTVRSEMCRGLEQGKVRITWMLDNEPMAGSQRRDVEGSEVSNLTLPQFNRTQARLWCWVEWNGTKQRVGMAEIRAGYPPAKPFNLSCVLNLSDYGLTCQWEPGADSHLPTSVALKFARSRAPAGTGCTPQGGNNRCRVPRRLLQLYRQMELWVSATNALGTAESEHLCIDPMDVAELDPPALQSIQSVPFQSDCVTVAWEVAHSHMHMELLCELRYRAPEDAAWALVTGIPGQARTAQHCGFLFGTPYRFQMRCRRSSARGYWSDWSPSRNYTTHEKAPAGTLDAWWSARPAGAGGWLEVQLRWKAPGWREANGRVLGYRVTLSPRRRGRDPPTICNTTRTQCNFSAPVGTARVYLSAYNAAGESAATEVVLLERKGQPLAGLRAVPGGERSLWVRWEPPPAPPAAYVLEWQRVPVEPGGCSACWQMERDGATTAALIRDGIEPFQRYNISVYPLYPDAVGMPVHTAAYSKQKAPSFAPKLHLKSISKSDAELCWEPVPVEMQNGFITSYTIFWANSTAEVSSAAVGPSLSSFVIQELKPSTLYKVLIMASTAAGSTNGTSLTLVTMALDDIEIQFLFLTLGLVFVLLILLLICFQKNGRVKQQFWPSVPDPAHSSLGKWVPAELPQEPLQVPSMREPSLATISTVTVLERAAGKQRPSRGKEPTGEPTGAFPVPPQPYVRQERPGTAWAAVEPQRGRGGSGEPVQYARVVGAGYKGQQHVPPRLYLRCGSSSSQPLLGDPSPSPQPYENLWFHGAAPQGCPGDGGCPEELPATFPLLQGLRIGGAEELHDCRVF